A genomic segment from Lignipirellula cremea encodes:
- a CDS encoding TrmH family RNA methyltransferase: protein MMAEFLTTLDDPRAAPYRDLPDRKSARQSGLFIAEGRLLVKRLLASRFQAVSLLLEQDRHPDLVALAEESGVKVFTAERSLLTQIIGFQSHAGALACGKRQPSPTVQQVVQLPGPRTLAVLPNVFDAENVGSVLRTSLALGADAVLLGAQAADPFRRRVLRCSMGAPWKLPVVESLDLAADLAWLHSQGFEIIGAALQEQSEPLESLQRQGDLAILFGHEHTGLDDHWLAACHRLAAISMHGRADSLNIAVAAGIFLHHFLHGPGR from the coding sequence ATGATGGCGGAGTTCCTGACGACTCTCGATGATCCGCGAGCGGCCCCGTATCGCGACCTGCCCGATCGCAAGTCGGCGCGGCAGTCGGGACTGTTTATCGCCGAGGGACGATTGCTGGTGAAGCGTCTGCTGGCCAGCCGTTTTCAGGCCGTCTCGCTGTTGCTGGAACAGGACCGGCACCCCGATCTGGTCGCCCTGGCGGAAGAGTCCGGCGTGAAGGTGTTCACGGCCGAGCGCTCGCTCCTCACCCAGATCATTGGCTTCCAGTCACACGCCGGCGCCCTGGCCTGCGGCAAGCGGCAACCGAGTCCGACGGTCCAGCAGGTCGTGCAGTTGCCTGGCCCGCGTACGTTGGCCGTACTGCCGAACGTGTTCGACGCCGAGAATGTCGGCTCCGTGCTGCGCACCAGTTTAGCGCTGGGGGCCGACGCTGTGCTGCTGGGCGCCCAGGCGGCCGATCCTTTTCGCCGCCGCGTGCTGCGCTGCTCGATGGGAGCGCCGTGGAAGCTGCCGGTCGTGGAGTCGCTCGACCTGGCCGCCGATCTTGCCTGGCTGCATTCGCAAGGGTTTGAGATTATTGGCGCCGCCCTCCAGGAGCAGTCCGAACCGCTGGAATCGCTCCAGCGGCAAGGCGACCTGGCGATTCTTTTCGGCCACGAACATACGGGGCTGGACGATCACTGGCTGGCGGCTTGCCACCGGCTGGCCGCGATTTCGATGCACGGCCGGGCCGATTCGCTCAACATCGCCGTGGCCGCCGGCATCTTCCTGCACCACTTTTTACACGGCCCTGGCCGCTAA
- a CDS encoding thioredoxin domain-containing protein yields MPNRLAQESSPYLLQHANNPVDWYPWGPEAIAKAKSEEKPIFLSVGYSACHWCHVMEHESFENEQIAARLNADFVAIKVDREERPDLDQIYMQAVQLITRSSGGWPLSAFLTPDLQPFFGGTYWPPTSRYGRPGFNEVLDAVMNLWQNRRADAVEQAGQITEYLSRESATPPPDDLGIDLLRLAVGQLEKSFDFTNGGFGASPKFPHPMDVQLLFRLHRRIQRPGLRDMAVLTLNKMAAGGIYDHLAGGFARYSVDERWLVPHFEKMLYDNALLAEAYLDGFLVTGNADYARIARETIDYVLNEMTDENGGFHSTEDADSEGEEGKFYVWTPDEIHQLLGPEAGARFCRVYDVTDRGNFEGKNILNLPQTIEEVAAAESWELDPLLDELADSRATLLAARAKRVRPGKDDKVLVSWNALMISTLAKASDVLGNAQYAQAAVTAAEFLLEKMTGPDRRLLHAYRLGEARLDAYLDDYAYLMNALVSLYEATFDERWIEEAVTLAEIVLKHFSDARGGGFFFTADDHEQLIARQKDDQDSSTPSGNSMAALAFLRLGKLCGDLRYTSAARQTLEALAPLLRRAPTAAGQAMIALDMWIGPTCEIAIIGDPHDHPTGYVLDALRRRYLPNRVLACRRHPEDPEDDVFESPLDPLFAGKTAAPNEGPAVYICENFACQAPVYGEEAVLAAWDRLAKAKDAPK; encoded by the coding sequence ATGCCGAACCGACTAGCCCAAGAGTCGAGCCCCTATTTGCTGCAGCATGCCAACAACCCGGTCGACTGGTACCCCTGGGGCCCCGAGGCGATCGCCAAAGCCAAGAGCGAAGAGAAACCGATCTTTCTCTCGGTCGGCTATTCCGCCTGTCACTGGTGCCATGTGATGGAGCATGAAAGTTTTGAGAACGAGCAGATCGCGGCCCGCCTGAACGCCGACTTTGTTGCGATCAAGGTCGACCGCGAGGAACGCCCCGACCTGGATCAAATCTACATGCAGGCAGTGCAGCTGATCACCCGCTCTTCGGGCGGCTGGCCGCTGTCGGCCTTTCTGACTCCCGACCTGCAGCCGTTCTTTGGCGGCACCTACTGGCCGCCGACCAGCCGTTACGGGCGACCCGGTTTCAACGAAGTGCTCGACGCCGTGATGAACCTGTGGCAGAACCGGCGGGCCGACGCGGTGGAGCAAGCGGGCCAGATCACCGAGTACCTGTCGCGGGAATCGGCCACGCCTCCGCCCGACGACCTGGGCATCGACCTGCTGCGTCTGGCGGTGGGGCAGCTGGAGAAGTCGTTCGACTTTACCAACGGCGGTTTCGGCGCGTCGCCCAAGTTCCCGCACCCGATGGATGTGCAGCTGTTGTTCCGCTTGCATCGCCGCATCCAGCGACCGGGCCTGCGCGACATGGCGGTGCTGACGCTCAACAAAATGGCGGCCGGCGGCATCTACGATCACCTGGCCGGAGGCTTTGCCCGCTACTCGGTCGACGAACGCTGGCTGGTCCCGCACTTTGAGAAAATGCTGTACGACAACGCCCTGCTGGCGGAAGCGTATCTCGATGGTTTCCTGGTGACCGGAAACGCGGACTACGCCCGCATCGCCCGGGAAACGATTGATTACGTCCTGAACGAAATGACGGACGAGAACGGCGGCTTTCACAGCACCGAAGACGCCGACAGCGAAGGGGAAGAAGGGAAGTTCTACGTCTGGACGCCCGACGAAATCCACCAGTTGCTGGGCCCCGAGGCCGGAGCCCGCTTCTGCCGGGTTTACGATGTAACCGACCGCGGCAACTTTGAAGGGAAGAATATCCTCAACCTGCCGCAAACGATCGAGGAAGTCGCCGCCGCCGAAAGCTGGGAGCTGGACCCGCTGCTGGACGAACTGGCCGACTCCCGCGCCACGCTGCTGGCCGCCCGAGCAAAACGCGTGCGGCCTGGCAAGGATGATAAAGTCCTGGTCAGCTGGAACGCCCTGATGATCTCCACGCTGGCCAAGGCGTCCGACGTGCTGGGCAATGCGCAGTACGCCCAGGCGGCCGTGACGGCGGCCGAGTTCCTGCTGGAAAAAATGACTGGCCCCGACAGACGCCTGCTGCATGCATACCGCCTGGGCGAAGCCCGGCTCGATGCGTATCTCGATGACTACGCGTACCTGATGAACGCGCTCGTATCGTTGTACGAAGCGACCTTTGACGAACGCTGGATCGAGGAAGCAGTCACGCTGGCGGAGATCGTGCTGAAGCATTTCTCCGACGCCCGCGGCGGCGGCTTCTTTTTCACGGCCGACGATCACGAGCAACTGATTGCCCGTCAGAAAGACGACCAGGACAGCAGCACGCCCAGCGGCAACTCGATGGCGGCGCTGGCTTTCTTGAGGCTGGGCAAGCTGTGCGGCGACCTGCGATATACGAGCGCCGCCCGGCAAACGCTGGAAGCGCTGGCCCCGCTGCTGCGTCGGGCGCCCACAGCTGCGGGCCAGGCGATGATTGCCCTGGATATGTGGATCGGCCCGACCTGCGAGATCGCCATCATTGGCGACCCGCATGATCACCCGACCGGCTACGTGCTTGACGCCTTGCGACGACGCTACCTGCCCAATCGCGTGCTGGCCTGCCGCCGGCATCCGGAAGATCCAGAAGACGACGTCTTTGAAAGCCCGCTCGATCCCTTGTTCGCCGGCAAGACGGCCGCCCCCAACGAAGGCCCCGCGGTCTACATCTGCGAGAACTTCGCCTGCCAGGCGCCCGTCTACGGGGAAGAAGCCGTCCTCGCCGCCTGGGACCGTCTCGCCAAAGCGAAGGATGCGCCCAAGTAA